The following proteins come from a genomic window of Ovis canadensis isolate MfBH-ARS-UI-01 breed Bighorn chromosome 22, ARS-UI_OviCan_v2, whole genome shotgun sequence:
- the SMNDC1 gene encoding survival of motor neuron-related-splicing factor 30 isoform X2 — protein MEVIELTKDLLSTQPSETLASSDNFASTQPTHSWKVGDKCMAIWSEDGQCYEAEIEEIDEENGTAAITFAGYGNAEVTPLLNLKPVEEGRKAKEDSGNKPMSKKEMIAQQREYKKKKALKKAQRIKELEQEREDQKVKWQQFNNRAYSKNKKGQVKRSIFASPESVTGKVGVGTCGIADKPMTQYQDTSKYNVRHLMPQ, from the exons gaGGTTATTGAACTAACCAAAGACCTTCTGTCAACTCAGCCTTCTGAAACTCTGGCAAGTTCAGACAACTTTGCTTCTACTCAGCCCACTCATTCATGGAAAGTAGGAGACAAGTGTATGGCAATCTGGAGTGAAGATGGACA GTGTTATGAAGCGGAGATTGAGGAGATAGATGAAGAAAACGGCACCGCTGCAATCACTTTTGCTGGCTATGGCAATGCTGAAGTGACTCCACTGTTGAACCTCAAGCCtgtagaagaaggaaggaaggcaaagGAGGACAGTGGCAACAAACCCATGTCAAA aaaagaaatgattgCCCAGCAGCGtgaatataaaaagaagaaagctttGAAAAAGGCACAGAGAATAAAAGAACTTGAACAAGAAAGAGAGGACCAGAAGGTAAAATGGCAACAGTTCAACAACAGAGCctattctaaaaacaaaaaaggccAG gtAAAGAGGAGTATTTTTGCTTCACCTGAGAGTGTAACTGGCAAAGTTGGAGTAGGAACTTGTGGAATTGCTGATAAACCTATGACACAGTATCAAGATACCTCTAAATACAATGTTAGGCATTTGATGCCTCAATAA